A part of Anolis carolinensis isolate JA03-04 unplaced genomic scaffold, rAnoCar3.1.pri scaffold_10, whole genome shotgun sequence genomic DNA contains:
- the gja4 gene encoding gap junction alpha-4 protein — MGDWGFLEKLLDQVQEHSTVIGKIWLTVLFIFRILILGLAGESVWGDEQSDFVCNTKQPGCTNVCYDKAFPISHVRYWVLQFLFVSTPTLVYLGHVIYIHRQEEKLKERENELRALQSKDYNVTSTLMAVEKKMAKICVAEDGRIKIRGPLMWTYIISVVFKSTFEAGFILGQWYLYGFVMRPLYVCEASPCPHKVDCFMSRPTEKTIFILFMLVVALISLALNLLELFHLCCKSLLNSVKESNCCSPSSAPPMPCDGNNFPTKLCEMSAGPYPDKSYFYLPMTERHSQHYQAYNKLSNEQNWANFNTEETLALRDHNKPPDVFAAEAPKSSLSQEKQSSRPSSSASKKQYV; from the coding sequence ATGGGTGACTGGGGTTTCCTGGAGAAGCTGCTGGATCAGGTCCAGGAACATTCGACGGTCATTGGCAAGATCTGGTTGACGGTCCTCTTCATCTTCCGCATCTTGATCCTGGGCCTCGCTGGGGAGTCCGTCTGGGGGGACGAGCAGTCGGACTTTGTCTGCAACACCAAGCAACCCGGCTGCACCAACGTCTGCTACGACAAGGCCTTCCCCATCTCCCACGTCCGCTACTGGGTGCTGCAGTTCCTCTTTGTCAGCACGCCCACCTTGGTCTATCTGGGCCACGTCATCTACATCCACCGGCAAGAGGAGAAGCTGAAGGAACGGGAGAACGAACTCCGGGCGCTCCAGTCCAAGGATTACAACGTGACGTCCACCTTGATGGCGGTCGAAAAGAAGATGGCCAAGATCTGTGTGGCGGAGGACGGGCGGATCAAAATCCGCGGCCCGCTGATGTGGACCTACATCATCAGCGTGGTCTTCAAGTCCACCTTTGAGGCTGGCTTCATCCTCGGACAGTGGTACCTGTACGGTTTTGTCATGAGGCCTCTCTATGTCTGCGAAGCCTCCCCTTGCCCACACAAGGTGGACTGCTTCATGTCCCGCCCCACCGAGAAGACCATCTTCATCCTCTTCATGCTGGTGGTGGCCTTGATCTCCCTCGCCCTCAACCTTCTGGAGCTCTTCCATCTCTGTTGCAAGAGCCTCCTCAACAGCGTCAAAGAAAGCAACTGCTGCTCTCCTTCGTCCGCTCCCCCCATGCCCTGCGACGGCAACaatttccccaccaaactttgcgaGATGTCGGCCGGGCCTTATCCAGACAAGTCCTACTTCTACCTCCCGATGACCGAGAGGCATTCCCAGCACTACCAGGCTTACAACAAGCTTTCCAATGAGCAGAACTGGGCCAACTTCAACACCGAGGAAACCTTGGCTTTACGAGACCACAATAAGCCGCCGGATGTCTTTGCGGCCGAAGCTCCGAAGTCCTCGCTCTCTCAGGAAAAACAGTCCAGCCGGCCTAGCAGCAGTGCCTCCAAGAAACAATATGTCTAA